In Thauera sedimentorum, a single genomic region encodes these proteins:
- the aroB gene encoding 3-dehydroquinate synthase, with translation MHTLDVALGDRSYPIHIGRGLLDDPSLILARLKSPRVAIVTNDRVGPLYLERLERGLQANGVRTAAVVLPDGEAYKDWQTLNLIFDALLTSRCERSTTLIALGGGVVGDMAGFAAATYQRGMPFIQVPTTLLSQVDSSVGGKTAINHPLGKNMIGAFYQPRLVIADTATLDTLPERELKAGVAEVIKYGLIRDLAFFEWLEANLERLLDRDPASLAYAIERSCRNKAEVVAADETERGERALLNLGHTFGHAIEAGLGYGEWLHGEAVAAGTIMAARLSCKLGWLDEAAFERAVALFRRAGLPVQGPALGAARYLDLMAHDKKVEDGRLRLVLLKGLGSSVVSDAATSEQIAATIEACCA, from the coding sequence ATGCATACCCTCGATGTCGCGCTCGGCGACCGCAGCTATCCCATTCACATTGGACGCGGCCTGCTCGACGACCCGTCTCTGATCCTCGCCCGGCTCAAGAGCCCGCGGGTGGCCATCGTCACCAACGACCGGGTCGGACCGCTCTATCTCGAGCGCCTTGAACGGGGGCTGCAGGCGAATGGCGTGCGCACCGCTGCAGTGGTGCTGCCCGATGGCGAGGCGTACAAGGATTGGCAGACGCTCAATCTGATATTCGATGCCTTGCTGACTTCGCGTTGCGAACGCTCGACCACGCTGATCGCGTTGGGGGGCGGGGTGGTGGGCGACATGGCCGGGTTCGCCGCGGCCACCTATCAGCGCGGCATGCCATTCATCCAGGTGCCGACGACGCTGCTCTCGCAGGTCGATTCCTCGGTGGGTGGCAAGACTGCCATCAACCACCCGCTGGGCAAAAACATGATCGGCGCCTTCTACCAGCCCCGGCTGGTGATAGCGGACACGGCCACGCTCGACACCCTGCCCGAGCGCGAACTGAAGGCGGGAGTGGCCGAGGTCATCAAGTACGGCCTGATTCGCGACCTCGCCTTCTTCGAATGGCTGGAAGCGAACCTCGAACGCCTCCTCGATCGCGACCCCGCGTCGCTCGCCTACGCCATCGAGCGCTCCTGTCGCAACAAGGCCGAGGTGGTGGCCGCCGACGAAACCGAGCGCGGCGAGCGCGCCCTGCTCAATCTCGGACATACCTTCGGACACGCGATCGAAGCCGGGCTCGGCTATGGCGAATGGCTGCATGGCGAGGCCGTGGCGGCAGGTACGATCATGGCTGCACGCCTGTCGTGCAAGCTCGGCTGGCTGGACGAGGCGGCGTTCGAGCGGGCGGTGGCGCTGTTCCGTCGCGCAGGGCTGCCTGTGCAGGGGCCGGCGCTGGGCGCGGCGCGATACCTCGATCTGATGGCTCATGACAAAAAGGTGGAGGATGGCCGTCTGCGCCTGGTGCTGCTCAAGGGGCTCGGCAGCTCGGTGGTGAGCGACGCGGCCACGAGCGAACAGATTGCCGCCACCATAGAGGCGTGCTGCGCATGA
- a CDS encoding deoxyguanosinetriphosphate triphosphohydrolase, whose product MSVLAPYAVDERHSRGRVHAEPPPAERSEFQRDRDRIVHSTAFRRLEYKTQVFVNHEGDLFRTRLTHSIEVAQISRSIARILGLNEDLAEAIALAHDLGHTPFGHAGQEALNACMKAHGGFEHNLQSLRTVDLLEEHYAAFDGLNLSFETREGILKHCSRANAAQLGELGQRFLDGTQPSLEAQLANLADEIAYNNHDVDDGLRSGLITLEQLDAVPVFADNRREVERAWPGLGGRRLIHETIRRMINQMVLDLIARTRANIAAAQVRTLAEVRAAPRLVAYSDELSPRLHELKVFLRDSLYHHYQVLRMTDKARRIIGDLFGAFMADPRLLPPQYQVRARDDKPRAIADYIAGMTDRYAIKEHRRLFAVGEIH is encoded by the coding sequence ATGAGTGTGCTGGCGCCCTACGCGGTCGATGAGCGCCATTCCCGGGGGCGTGTGCATGCCGAACCGCCGCCTGCCGAGCGCAGCGAGTTCCAGCGCGACCGCGATCGCATCGTGCATTCCACCGCCTTCCGGCGTCTTGAGTACAAGACCCAGGTCTTCGTCAATCACGAAGGCGACCTCTTCCGCACCCGGCTCACCCACAGCATCGAGGTGGCGCAGATCTCGCGCAGCATCGCCCGCATTCTCGGGCTCAACGAGGATCTCGCCGAGGCGATCGCGCTGGCCCACGACCTCGGTCACACTCCCTTCGGTCACGCCGGGCAGGAGGCGCTCAACGCCTGCATGAAGGCGCATGGTGGCTTCGAGCACAACCTGCAGTCGCTGCGCACCGTCGATCTGCTCGAGGAGCACTACGCCGCCTTCGACGGGCTGAACCTCAGCTTCGAGACCCGTGAGGGCATTCTCAAGCACTGCTCGCGCGCCAACGCCGCGCAACTCGGCGAGCTCGGTCAGCGGTTCCTGGACGGCACCCAGCCTTCGCTCGAAGCGCAACTGGCCAACCTTGCGGACGAGATCGCCTACAACAACCACGACGTCGATGACGGGCTGCGTTCCGGTTTGATCACCCTGGAGCAACTCGATGCGGTGCCGGTATTCGCCGACAACCGGCGCGAGGTCGAGCGTGCCTGGCCCGGTCTGGGCGGGCGCAGGCTGATCCACGAGACCATCCGGCGGATGATCAACCAGATGGTGCTAGACCTGATCGCCCGCACCCGCGCAAACATCGCCGCAGCGCAGGTCCGGACGCTTGCCGAGGTCCGCGCCGCGCCGCGGCTGGTGGCCTATTCGGACGAGCTGAGTCCGCGCCTGCACGAGCTGAAGGTCTTCCTGCGCGACAGTCTCTACCACCACTATCAGGTGCTGCGCATGACCGACAAGGCGCGGCGCATCATCGGCGACCTGTTCGGTGCCTTCATGGCCGACCCCCGCCTGCTGCCCCCGCAGTATCAGGTCCGTGCGCGCGATGACAAGCCGCGCGCCATTGCCGACTATATCGCCGGCATGACCGACCGCTACGCCATCAAGGAACATCGTCGCCTGTTCGCGGTGGGCGAAATCCACTGA